From a single Xyrauchen texanus isolate HMW12.3.18 chromosome 26, RBS_HiC_50CHRs, whole genome shotgun sequence genomic region:
- the LOC127620190 gene encoding oxysterol-binding protein-related protein 3-like: MSSEEQNGVVSPKMTSPMSTSSTMTSFPQRKESNSSSEDNRQDNWELVEDVWALTGNIQKPEKQEGLLLKKRKWPMKGWHKRYFVLERGILTYAKTGTDLKKGRLRGRIDVGLSVMAMKKKSMCIDLDTEESIYHLKVKSQDMYEQWVTQLRHHRTFRQNEIAMEPHEQQQSDHTSITKRSVLFKQPSAILRNSWRQNSKDMEKCCKDLTECESSLLELNLLLKNMEVLLRAFSVPVINSLQTEGSKKENRGHRKWRSKKHNKDSKNTMQIPDTSSSRLHVSHPNLVYSEPVSPELCLETPDSPTEASRMQEEFCRLAGTVNSTLRSAYTSLLAERDRVRNTLESISEKDVFDGPRPLQQVSCESRGSIPESLQSSEFYDAKEYLLSGSSSENEVSDDDSYTSDVSDSTSVVFCRNETSSVHKILGNRNGKESTVTRRERLPSSRMNESVNLWSILRSNIGKDLSKVAMPVQLNEPLNTLQRLCEENEYCHLLDTAANTPDPHMRMVYIAAFAVSAYACSFTRAGGKPFNPILGETYECVRPEKGFRFISEQVSHHPPVSACHCESKNFTLWQDVRWKNKFWGKSMEIVPMGITHLELPGFGDHYEWSKVTSCIHNILSGQRWIEHYGEMSLKHTTTRGDVSHCKVNFFKSRSGGCNANEVEGVVTDSKGRVIHSLFGKWNEALYLGKPPAATCIWRANPMPEDYEEYYGFTQFAIELNELEESLRLILPPTDTRFRPDQRLLEEGDIAGAEEHKDRIEVLQRERRRVLQENNMTHSPRFFKRSEDDSWVSNGTYWELRKDPGFSRLNYTVLW; the protein is encoded by the exons ATGAGTTCAGAAGAGCAGAATGGAGTGGTGTCTCCAAAGATGACATCACCCATGTCCACCTCATCAACCATGACATCATTCCCTCAAAGGAAAGAGAGTAACTCCTCAAGTGAAGACAACAGACAG GACAACTGGGAGTTGGTTGAGGACGTATGGGCCTTGACAGGAAATATTCAGAAGCCTGAGAAGCAGGAGGGCTTGCTGTTGAAAAAGAGGAAGTGGCCAATGAAAGGCTGGCATAAG AGATATTTCGTGCTTGAAAGGGGCATCCTTACTTACGCCAAAACAGGGACTGAT TTGAAAAAGGGGAGGTTACGAGGTCGCATTGATGTTGGTCTCTCTGTCATGGCCATGAAGAAAAAGTCAATGTGCATTGACTTGGACACAGAGGAGAGTATTTATCACCTCAAG GTGAAATCTCAAGATATGTATGAACAGTGGGTAACGCAGCTTCGTCATCATCGAACGTTCCGTCAGAACGAGATCGCAATGGAACCACATGAGCAACAGCAATCTGACCACACCTCCATCACAAAA CGCTCCGTTCTCTTCAAGCAGCCTTCAGCCATACTGAGGAACAGCTGGCGCCAAAACTCAAAAGACATGGAGAAGTGCTGTAAAG ATCTGACAGAGTGTGAGTCCTCCTTGCTGGAATTAAATCTGCTGCTAAAAAATATGGAAGTTTTGCTCCGAGCGTTCTCAGTACCTGTTATCAACTCACTACAG ACCGAAGGCTCCAAAAAAGAGAATAGAGGACACAGAAAATGGCGATCCAAGAAACATAACAAGGATTCTAAGAACACGATGCAG ATTCCTGACACTTCATCTTCTCGTCTGCACGTGTCACATCCAAACCTGGTGTATTCAGAGCCAGTTTCTCCAGAGCTGTGCCTGGAAACTCCAGACTCACCCACAGAAGCCTCGCGAATGCAGGAGGAGTTCTGTAGGCTTGCTGGCACTG tTAATTCCACTCTTCGGTCAGCATACACATCTCTTTTGGCAGAGAGAGACCGAGTCAGAAATACATTGGAAAGTATCAGTGAGAAG GATGTCTTTGATGGGCCACGCCCACTACAGCAAGTGTCCTGTGAGAGTCGAGGGTCAATCCCAGAGTCCCTCCAATCCTCAGAGTTCTATGATGCTAAAGAGTATCTGCTCTCTGGCAGCTCGTCTGAGAATGAG GTGTCGGATGATGACTCGTACACCAGTGATGTCAGTGACAGCACATCAGTGGTGTTTTGCAGAAATGAAACTAGCAGCGTGCACAAGATATTAG GCAACCGCAATGGTAAAGAGAGTACTGTGACACGGCGAGAACGGTTGCCGAGTTCGCGTATGAACGAGAGTGTGAATCTGTGGAGTATTCTGCGCAGTAACATTGGTAAAGACCTATCAAAAGTGGCCATGCCTGTCCAACTCAATGAGCCACTCAACACCCTGCAGAGACTATGTGAGGAAAATGAGTACTGCCATCTGCTGGACACTGCTGCAAACACACCTGACCCACACATGCGCATG gtgTATATAGCAGCATTTGCTGTGTCTGCATATGCATGTTCCTTCACTAGAGCTGGAGGAAAACCATTTAACCCTATACTAGGAGAAACGTACGAGTGTGTCCGACCAGAGAAAGGCTTCCGCTTCATTTCTGAACAG GTCAGTCACCACCCACCTGTGTCTGCTTGTCACTGCGAGTCCAAGAACTTCACCCTTTGGCAAG ATGTGCGATGGAAGAATAAATTTTGGGGGAAATCTATGGAGATTGTTCCCATGGGAATCACCCACTTAGAGTTGCCAGG TTTTGGGGATCATTATGAGTGGAGTAAGGTCACTTCCTGCATTCATAACATCCTGAGTGGCCAGCGCTGGATAGAGCACTATGGGGAAATGTCACTCAAGCACACTACCACCAGGGGAGATGTCAGTCATTGCAAAGTCAATTTCTTTAAG TCAAGATCTGGAGGTTGCAATGCTAATGAGGTGGAGGGTGTGGTCACTGACTCAAAGGGGCGTGTCATTCACTCACTGTTTGGTAAATGGAATGAGGCCTTGTACTTGGGGAAACCACCTGCAGCCACCTGTATTTGGAGAGCAA aTCCCATGCCTGAGGACTATGAGGAGTACTATGGGTTCACCCAGTTTGCAATTGAGCTGAATGAATTGGAGGAGAGTCTTAGACTCATCTTACCCCCAACGGACACACGCTTTAGACCAGACCAAAG ATTACTGGAAGAGGGTGATATTGCTGGAGCTGAAGAACATAAAGACAGGATTGAAGTGCTTCAAAGAGAGAGGAGAAGAGTCCTGCAAGAAAACAACATGACACACTCACCGCGATTCTTCAA GCGTTCTGAAGACGACTCATGGGTGAGCAATGGTACATACTGGGAGCTCAGGAAGGACCCTGGATTCAGCAGACTGAATTACACAGTGCTTTGGTGA